In Mercurialis annua linkage group LG5, ddMerAnnu1.2, whole genome shotgun sequence, a single genomic region encodes these proteins:
- the LOC126682091 gene encoding uncharacterized protein LOC126682091 codes for MSYTFNFVSWNCRGGVTQFRKQRSIRSFVSTLNLSVIGLIETKRGSFDDFLIQKLWPNLDFDYCFSSSSGASGGLLCIWNSSLITPTRIIKSERWISADFMWFTTPIRFILVYANNCHIARGNHWNALLPEISCDSICILSGDFNEVLEPSERVGCSSFSQSMIAFSDFINSSGLLEIPLQGRFFTSQNSFPKSTLDRCFVSNSAFLTWPHIHLKALARSFSDHVPIAFSSSSTIDWGPRPFRSINAWWKCNTPKY; via the coding sequence atgtcgTACACTTTTAACTTTGTTTCTTGGAATTGTCGCGGCGGTGTTACTCAGTTTAGAAAGCAACGTTCAATACGATCCTTTGTTTCAACTCTAAACCTTTCTGTTATTGGTTTAATTGAGACAAAAAGGGGAtcttttgatgattttttaattcaaaaattgtGGCCAAACTTGGATTTTGATTATTGTTTTTCTAGCTCCTCGGGAGCTTCAGGCGGTTTATTATGTATTTGGAATTCTAGTTTAATCACTCCAACTAGAATTATCAAATCGGAGAGATGGATTAGTGCTGATTTCATGTGGTTCACTACTCCTATTCGGTTCATACTCGTTTATGCAAACAACTGTCATATTGCTAGAGGCAATCATTGGAATGCCCTTCTTCCAGAGATAAGTTGTGATTCTATTTGCATTCTTTCTGGAGACTTTAATGAAGTCCTAGAACCATCAGAGAGAGTTGGATGTTCATCATTCTCGCAATCAATGATTGCTTTTTCAGATTTCATAAATTCAAGTGGTCTTTTGGAAATTCCATTGCAAGGTCGTTTCTTCACTTCGCAAAACAGTTTTCCAAAGTCAACACTTGATAGATGCTTTGTTTCTAATTCGGCTTTCTTAACATGGCCTCATATTCATTTAAAGGCTTTAGCAAGATCGTTTTCTGACCACGTTCCGATTGCTTTTTCATCTTCAAGTACTATCGATTGGGGTCCTCGTCCGTTTAGATCTATTAATGCATGGTggaagtgtaataccccaaaatattaa